The Lepus europaeus isolate LE1 chromosome 21, mLepTim1.pri, whole genome shotgun sequence genome has a window encoding:
- the CLDN9 gene encoding claudin-9, which yields MASAGLELLGMTLAVLGWLGTLVSCALPLWKVTAFIGNSIVVAQVVWEGLWMSCVVQSTGQMQCKVYDSLLALPQDLQAARALCVVALLLALLGLLVAITGAQCTTCVEDEGAKARIVLTAGVILLLSGILVLVPVCWTAHAVIQDFYNPLVAEALKRELGASLYLGWAAAALLMLGGGLLCCTCPPPQLERPRGPRLGYSIPSRSGASGLDKRDYV from the coding sequence ATGGCGTCTGCTGGCCTGGAGCTCTTGGGCATGACCCTGGCCGTACTGGGCTGGCTGGGGACCCTGGTGTCCTGCGCCCTGCCGCTCTGGAAAGTGACCGCCTTCATCGGCAACAGCATCGTGGTGGCCCAGGTggtgtgggaggggctgtggaTGTCCTGTGTGGTGCAGAGCACCGGCCAGATGCAGTGCAAGGTGTACGACTCGCTGCTGGCGCTGCCCCAGGACCTGCAGGCCGCCCGCGCCCTCTGCGTCGTCgccctgctgctggccctgctCGGCCTGCTGGTGGCCATCACCGGTGCCCAGTGCACCACGTGCGTGGAGGATGAGGGTGCCAAGGCCCGCATCGTGCTCACAGCGGGAGTCATCCTCCTCCTGTCGGGCATCCTGGTGCTCGTCCCCGTCTGCTGGACAGCTCACGCCGTCATCCAGGACTTCTACAACCCGCTGGTGGCCGAGGCCCTCAAACGGGAGCTGGGGGCCTCCCTCTACCTGGGCTGGGCAGCGGCGGCTCTGCTTATGCTGGGTGGGGGGCTCCTCTGCTGcacctgccccccgccccagctggAGCGGCCCCGCGGCCCTCGGCTGGGCTACTCCATTCCGTCCCGCTCGGGTGCTTCGGGGCTGGACAAGAG